The region GTCTCTAAATCGAGCTGGATAAATCCGTAGCGATTTTTATACGCGTTGCACCACGACCAGTTATCAATAAACGTCCACATATGATAGCCAAGACAATTGCACCCTTCGCTAATACCCTTATGCAGCCAGGCTAAATGTTCGGAGATAAACTCGATGCGGTACCGATCGTTAATCTGGCCATTTTCAATAAAGCGCTGCTCGTTTTCGACGCCCATGCCGTTTTCAGAAATAAAGCAGCGAGGGTTGCCGTAATTGTCGCGCAGGTTGACCAGAATATCGTAAATACCCGGCTCGTAGATTTCCCAGCCGCGGTACGGGTTCATCTTGCGGCCCGGCATCTCGTAGCTATCAAAGAACCACTCCGGCATAAACGGCGCCTGCGGGTTCACCGCGGTGTCGCGACACTTCACGCGACGCGGCTGATAGTAGTTCACGCCGAGCAGGTCGATTTTCCCTTCCGCAATCAGGAAACCGTCTTCCGGTTTACAGGCGGGTAATTGATCGCAGGATTTCAGCAGCGCGACCAGGTCCGCCGGGTATTCGCCGCGCAGGACCGGGTCGAGGAAGCTGCGGTTAAACATCAGGTCCGCGATGTGCGCCGCCTTCACGTCCGCCGGGTTCTGCGAGCGCGGGTACGACGGCGTCAGGTTCAGCACGATGCCAATCTCCCCCGCGTAATGCCCGGCGCGGTAGGCCTGCACCGCTTTCGCATGGGCCAGCACGGTGTGATACGCCACGGTTGCCGCCCGACGAAAATCCACCACGTTGGGGTAGTGGAAGTCGTACAGATAACCGCCTTCCACCGGCACGATCGGCTCGTTGAAGGTAAACCAGTGCAGCACGCGATCGCCGAACAGCTCAAAGCAAATCTGCGCATAGCGGGCGTAGGCGTCCACCACGTCGCGGTTTTCCCAGCCGCCGATCTCCTGCATCGCCATCGGCATGTCGAAATGGAACAGGGTCATAAACGGCGTGATGCCCTGTTCATTCAGCTCATCAATGACCTGATTGTAAAAATCGACCGCTTCCGGGTTCACTTCACCGATACCGTCGGGGATCAGGCGCGCCCAGCTAATCGAGGTGCGAAAGCTGTTGTGGTTCAGCTGCTTTAACAGCTGAATGTCCGTTTTCCAGTGCTGATAGAACGTGGAGGTCTGCTGCGGCCCCACGCCGTTGTGAAAACGGTTCGGCTCGCGGGCAAACCAGTAATCCCATGTGGTTTCGCCCTCTCTTGCCCCTTCGGTCTGGAGAGCGGAGCTTGCGCTGCCCCACCAGAAGTTATCGGGAAATGCGTATTTCATGACTCTTCCTCTTTGACTTAATTGCTGGCGGTCTCGGCGGCGCCGACGGTTGCCTGGGCCTTCTGCTCTTCGTTTTTGATGAGCGTACGCTCATAGGCGCGCAGGAACGGCAGGTACATCAGCGCGGACATCACCATACAGACCAGGCACATCACCACCGGGCTCAGCGCCCAGTTTGCTGCCCACGAAGCGCCAATCGGTGCAGGGGTGGTCCACGGGGTTAACGACACAACCTGCGCCAGCCAGCCGAGTTTGGTTGCCGCGTACGCCAGGCAGGCGTTAACCAGCGGAACGAACACGAACGGGATAAACAGCATCGGGTTCATGATGATCGGCGCGCCGAACAGGATCGGTTCGTTGATGTTAAAGAAGCTCGGCACCACGCCCATTTTGCCGATGGTACGCAGGTGGGTAACGCGGCTGCGCAGCAGCAGGAACGCCAGCGGCAGGGTGGAGCCTACGCCGCCAATCAGCAGGTAGTGATCCCAGAAGCCCTGAAGATAAACGTGCGGCAGCGCCGCGCCGGCCGCCAGCGCCGCCTGGTTTGCGGATAGGTTCGCCATCCAGAACGGGTTCATGATGCCGGTGACAATCAGCGAGCCGTGAATACCGGCGAACCAGAAGATCTGGCACAGCAGTACGGAGAGCAGAATCGCGGGCAGGGAGTCAGACGCGGACACCAGCGGCTCCAGCAGGTGCATGATCGCCTGCGGGATGACCATTCCGGTCTGCGCTTCGATGAACAGGTTCAGCGGGTGCAGCGTACCGATCACCACCATCACCGGGATCAGGATCTCAAACGAGCGCGCCACACCGGTTGGGACTTCCTTCGGCAGGCGAATGGTCACGTTGTTCTGCTTCAGCCACGCGTAGACGCGGGTAGCGTAAATGGCGGTGATCAGCGCGGTGAAGATGCCCTGGCCGGAGAGATACTGGGTCGAGATCTTGCCGTCGGCATACGGCGCGGCGACCAGCAGGAAGGCCATAAAGGCCAGCAGGCCGGACATCACCGGGTCGAGGTTGAACTGACGCCCCAGGCTTGCCCCAATCCCCACCGAGATGAAGAAGGTCATCACGCCCATGCTGAGGTTAAACGGCAGCATCAGCTGCTCGCGATAGGTCTGGGAAAAATCCAGCCAGCCGCGGGCGAAGCTGTTAGTGGTATCCGCCGAGAACGGCGGGAAGATGAACACCAGCATAAACGAGCCGATGATCATAAACGGCAGCGCGGCAGTAAAGCCGTCGCGGATGGCAATCACATACTTTTGCTGACCCAGCTTCGCGGCCAGCGGGGTAATTGACTGCTCAATCACCGCGACCATGGATTGATATAACGAACTCATGTGAACACCTTTTAGTGTGCCGCTTCGATGAGCGACAGAGCATAGTCCAGTACTTTATCGCCACGCTGCATACCGTAGTCCATCATATCGATGGGCTGCACCGGAATGCCTTTCGTAGCCGCCTTGTCTGAGAGTGTCTGTAACATGTATTTCACTTGCGGTCCGAGAAGGACAACCTGGTATTGCGGAAACTGCGTATCAAATTCGGAAACACCGTACGCATCGATCTTCACCGGCAAACCACGTTCTTTCGCGACATCGACCATTTTGCTGACCAGCAGGCTGGTGGACATCCCGGCAGAGCAGCACAGCATAATCTTGAACATCGACAACCATCCTCTAAATGTAAAAAGTTATTGCGAGGATGATTGGACATTATACGGAAACCGGTTTCCATTCATAAAAGACAGAAGTGTGATACCCATCAAGATCCCTTACTTATGAGGCTAATTAACCGGATGTGCATCACATAATTTGGCTGTTTTGAGATCATTTTGAGTGGAAACGGAAAATCGGTTTCCATGGAAAACGGAAACGGATATACTCCGTTCTGGCTATAATGTGAGCCGAAGCGGTCATGGAATTTGCAGGCGCGAGGTAAGCCTGCCAGGGGAAAGAGATGTCGACAATCAATGATGTATCACGTCTTGCCGGGGTGTCTAAAGCCACGGTATCGCGAGTGTTGAGCGGGTCGCGTGGCGTTAAGGAAGCCAGCCGTCAGGCCGTATTAAAAGCGGTGGATGAGCTGAATTACCGGCCTAACGTGATTGCCCAGTCGCTGCTGAGCCAGTCGACGGGCTGTATCGGGGTGATTTGCGCGCAGGAAAACATTAACCAGACCACCGGTTATCTCTACGCGCTGGAAAAACAGCTCAGCCAGCATCAAAAACATCTCCTGCTGCGCTTCGCGCACAGCAAAGCGGAAGTGATGCACGCCCTTGAAGAACTCTCCTGCGGGCTGTGCGATGACATCCTGGTGATTGGCGCCCGTTTCCCGCTGGACGTGGAAATGGAAAACGTCATTCTGGTGGACTGCATGGAGACTGATAATTCCAACAGCATCCAGTTCGATCACGCCTTTGCCGCCGAGACCGCCTGTAACTACCTCACCAGCCAGGGGCGTCGCCAGATTGCGCTGATCCATCCGCACGGCAGCGGTTTTGCCGATCAGGTGCTGCTCGGCTACAAGCACGCGCTGGAGAAAAATTTCCTGCCCTTTAATCGCAGCCTGGTCTTTATGGACGCGACCTCCTCGTCCGTTGCGCTACAGGAGCTGCTTAATAACGCCAGCACGCTGAACTTCAACGCGCTGCTGGTGGCGGATGAGCAGGAAGCCCAGCGGGTGATCCCGCAGCTGCAGGCGTTTAACAAATCGGTGCCGGACGACATCATGGTCTTTAGCCTGGCCGGATCGCTGCACCTGCCGGGTATTCCGGTGATCCCGGCGATTGAATATTCCATGGACGCGATGGCGGCGCGGATTGTGAGCTGGCTGACGGAGAAAACGCAGATGCTCGGGTCCTATGTTCTGCGCGGGGATTTGATTATTCCGGACATGCGGAAGCGTTAAAAATGTTTTCCAGGCCGGGTAAGCGCAGCGCCACCCGGCGGGAACTCAATAATCTTCCATACAATCCACTTGACCAATCGCCCCCCAGTAGGCATCCAGGTTGTCGCGCTTAACGGCGGTGATGGCATTTTTGATCAGCAGCTGATTGGCCTCGGACGACAAAATCATCTCCTGCCAGGCTTTATCGCTCTGCTTTTTCTGTGGCGTACAGGTTTTCTTAATATCTTTAAGGACCTGCTGCTTTATTTGCGCCTCTTTCGCGGGGTCATCCTTTTCCTGAGCATGGACAAACGCGGCGAAGAGCAGACAAACCAGCAGGCAGACCAGGTGCGCAGCTTTCATCAACAACCCCCTTTTAGAAGTCACATGCTTCCCATGAAATATATCGTTACATTCAGTGTAGCGACGCCAGCCGAAAGTATGAATTTTCTCCAGGAGATCTGTGTGAGATAGTGAAGCGGCACAGATAACAAGGAGATAAAAATATGCAGCTGAGCATTACTCGTGCGGTTACGGCGCAGGAAAAAGAAGAGTTACTCACGGGCCTGAGAGCCTACAATGCGCAGTTTCTGGATCTATCCACCTTCAGCGGGGATATTGGCGTTTACGTGCGGGACGATAAAGGCGTCATGCTCGGCGGGCTAATTGGGGTGCGTAAAGGCGACTGGCTGAATATCGACTTTCTCTGGGTGAGCGATGCCGTGCGCGGATCCGGCGTGGGCAGTCAGCTTATCAAAGCGGCCGAAGAGGAAGCCAGACGCAAAGGCTGCAAGCACGCGCTGGTCGATACCGCCAGCTTCCAGGCGCGCCCGTTCTATGAAAAACAGGGGTACCGGCTGCAGATGTCGCTACAGGATTACCCGTATGAGGGCATGCAGCGGCATTATCTGGCGAAAGCGCTTTAAGCTCGGAATCTGTTGGCCGGGTAAGCGCAGCTCCACCCGGCAATACCCGCATATAACTTATCCTTCTTATTGATTCTTTTTCGGTTTTTATTTCACCGCCTCGTTGTCGATATAGTCACTACAACATTTAGCAAAAGGAACTGTCTTGTGAAACGTCGATTGGGTGCTCTGGTACTTGCTGGCCTGCTGCTGGCAGGGTGCGATCAAAGTGGCAGCGATGCCAAACACATTAAAGTGGGCGTCATCAACGGCGCTGAACAGGACGTAGCGGAAGTTGCCAAAAAGGTGGCAAAAGAGAAATATGGCCTGGACGTGGAGCTGGTGGGTTTCAGCGGCTCGCTGTTGCCCAACGATGCCACCAACCAGGGGGAACTGGATGCTAACGTCTTCCAGCATCGCCCGTTCCTCGCTGAGGATAACAAGGCGCATAACTACAAGCTGGTGGCCGTGGCGAACACCTTTGTTTTTCCGATGGCCGGCTATTCCCGCAAAATCAAATCCGTCTCTGACCTGAAGGACGGGGCGACCATTGCCATTCCAAACGACCCGACCAACCTTGGCCGCGCGCTGTTGCTGCTGCAAAAGGAGAAGCTCATTACCCTGAAGCCGGACACCGGGCTGCTGCCCACGGCGCTGGATATTACCGCCAACCCTAAACAACTGAAAATTATGGAGCTGGAAGGGGCACAGCTGCCGCGCGTGCTGGACGACCCGAAAGTGGATGTCGCCATCATCAGCACTACCTATATTCAGCAAACAGGGCTGTCGCCGGTGCATGACAGCGTCTTTATTGAGGATAAAAACTCGCCGTACGTGAACATTGTGGTGACGCGCGAAGACAACAAAGACGCGGAGAACGTGAAGGAATTTATCCAGTCGTATCAATCGCCTGAGGTAGCGAAAGCGGCGGAGACGATCTTTAACGGCGGGGCGGTGCCGGGCTGGTAAACGATCTGACGGAAAACGGGTTGCTTAACTTGGCCCGATTCCATCGGTAATCGCCCTTTAACCCACAGCGTCAATTGTGACGGCTGGCTATCCTCCTTATCACACCAACCGGAGGATAGCCCAATGAACATTACCCACATTCGCAACGCCACCCAGCTGATTACCTACGCCGGTAAACGTCTTTTAATCGACCCGATGCTGGCCCCGAAGGGGGCTTATCCGGGCTTTCCCGGTAC is a window of Enterobacter cloacae complex sp. ECNIH7 DNA encoding:
- a CDS encoding YicS family protein, which translates into the protein MKAAHLVCLLVCLLFAAFVHAQEKDDPAKEAQIKQQVLKDIKKTCTPQKKQSDKAWQEMILSSEANQLLIKNAITAVKRDNLDAYWGAIGQVDCMEDY
- a CDS encoding PTS sugar transporter subunit IIC; protein product: MSSLYQSMVAVIEQSITPLAAKLGQQKYVIAIRDGFTAALPFMIIGSFMLVFIFPPFSADTTNSFARGWLDFSQTYREQLMLPFNLSMGVMTFFISVGIGASLGRQFNLDPVMSGLLAFMAFLLVAAPYADGKISTQYLSGQGIFTALITAIYATRVYAWLKQNNVTIRLPKEVPTGVARSFEILIPVMVVIGTLHPLNLFIEAQTGMVIPQAIMHLLEPLVSASDSLPAILLSVLLCQIFWFAGIHGSLIVTGIMNPFWMANLSANQAALAAGAALPHVYLQGFWDHYLLIGGVGSTLPLAFLLLRSRVTHLRTIGKMGVVPSFFNINEPILFGAPIIMNPMLFIPFVFVPLVNACLAYAATKLGWLAQVVSLTPWTTPAPIGASWAANWALSPVVMCLVCMVMSALMYLPFLRAYERTLIKNEEQKAQATVGAAETASN
- a CDS encoding LacI family DNA-binding transcriptional regulator, translated to MSTINDVSRLAGVSKATVSRVLSGSRGVKEASRQAVLKAVDELNYRPNVIAQSLLSQSTGCIGVICAQENINQTTGYLYALEKQLSQHQKHLLLRFAHSKAEVMHALEELSCGLCDDILVIGARFPLDVEMENVILVDCMETDNSNSIQFDHAFAAETACNYLTSQGRRQIALIHPHGSGFADQVLLGYKHALEKNFLPFNRSLVFMDATSSSVALQELLNNASTLNFNALLVADEQEAQRVIPQLQAFNKSVPDDIMVFSLAGSLHLPGIPVIPAIEYSMDAMAARIVSWLTEKTQMLGSYVLRGDLIIPDMRKR
- a CDS encoding GNAT family N-acetyltransferase — translated: MQLSITRAVTAQEKEELLTGLRAYNAQFLDLSTFSGDIGVYVRDDKGVMLGGLIGVRKGDWLNIDFLWVSDAVRGSGVGSQLIKAAEEEARRKGCKHALVDTASFQARPFYEKQGYRLQMSLQDYPYEGMQRHYLAKAL
- the nlpA gene encoding lipoprotein NlpA, with the protein product MKRRLGALVLAGLLLAGCDQSGSDAKHIKVGVINGAEQDVAEVAKKVAKEKYGLDVELVGFSGSLLPNDATNQGELDANVFQHRPFLAEDNKAHNYKLVAVANTFVFPMAGYSRKIKSVSDLKDGATIAIPNDPTNLGRALLLLQKEKLITLKPDTGLLPTALDITANPKQLKIMELEGAQLPRVLDDPKVDVAIISTTYIQQTGLSPVHDSVFIEDKNSPYVNIVVTREDNKDAENVKEFIQSYQSPEVAKAAETIFNGGAVPGW
- a CDS encoding PTS sugar transporter subunit IIB; this translates as MFKIMLCCSAGMSTSLLVSKMVDVAKERGLPVKIDAYGVSEFDTQFPQYQVVLLGPQVKYMLQTLSDKAATKGIPVQPIDMMDYGMQRGDKVLDYALSLIEAAH
- a CDS encoding glycoside hydrolase family 1 protein: MKYAFPDNFWWGSASSALQTEGAREGETTWDYWFAREPNRFHNGVGPQQTSTFYQHWKTDIQLLKQLNHNSFRTSISWARLIPDGIGEVNPEAVDFYNQVIDELNEQGITPFMTLFHFDMPMAMQEIGGWENRDVVDAYARYAQICFELFGDRVLHWFTFNEPIVPVEGGYLYDFHYPNVVDFRRAATVAYHTVLAHAKAVQAYRAGHYAGEIGIVLNLTPSYPRSQNPADVKAAHIADLMFNRSFLDPVLRGEYPADLVALLKSCDQLPACKPEDGFLIAEGKIDLLGVNYYQPRRVKCRDTAVNPQAPFMPEWFFDSYEMPGRKMNPYRGWEIYEPGIYDILVNLRDNYGNPRCFISENGMGVENEQRFIENGQINDRYRIEFISEHLAWLHKGISEGCNCLGYHMWTFIDNWSWCNAYKNRYGFIQLDLETQKRTIKKSGEWFAATALNNSFDKE